A region from the Actinoplanes sp. OR16 genome encodes:
- a CDS encoding MFS transporter has translation MRTLIPRLGAGFNRLWTASAISNLGDGITMVAGPLLLASITTDPALIAGGVLCQQLPWLLFALLSGAAADRLDRRRLITLVNLGRALALTVLTAAVATGHVSVALVYLVLFTLGAGETLADTASGALLPRLVAPDLLPRANARLAATFTIANQFAAKPFGAWLFGIAAAAPFGFDALTFVVSALLIASLPAGPLSPPVARRPSRASLRADIGEGLRFLLGHPLLRTLAMAMGFGNIAFCTAFAVFVLYARQRLGVSEVGYGFLLTTFAVGGLAGAGVATRLTARFGNTAVLRAGLLAEAVTHVTLAATTRPWLAGAVLILFGVQTVVWGVITSTLRQRLVPNELLGRVGSVYALLETGGAALGTLLGGAMAATWGLTTPFWIAAAEMTTILAVTWRPLAAATVTP, from the coding sequence TTGCGTACCCTCATCCCGCGCCTCGGCGCGGGCTTCAACCGTCTCTGGACCGCGTCCGCGATCTCCAACCTCGGCGACGGCATCACCATGGTGGCCGGCCCGCTGCTGCTCGCCTCGATCACCACCGATCCGGCCCTGATCGCCGGCGGCGTCCTCTGCCAGCAGCTGCCCTGGCTGCTCTTCGCACTGCTCAGCGGCGCCGCCGCGGACCGCCTGGACCGCCGCCGCCTGATCACCCTGGTCAACCTGGGCCGCGCCCTCGCACTGACCGTCCTGACCGCGGCCGTCGCGACCGGTCACGTCTCCGTCGCCCTCGTCTACCTCGTGCTCTTCACCCTCGGCGCCGGCGAGACCCTCGCCGACACGGCGAGCGGCGCGCTGCTGCCCCGGCTGGTCGCGCCGGACCTGCTGCCTCGGGCGAACGCACGGCTCGCCGCCACCTTCACGATCGCCAACCAGTTCGCGGCCAAGCCGTTCGGCGCCTGGCTCTTCGGTATAGCCGCCGCCGCGCCGTTCGGATTCGACGCGCTGACGTTCGTGGTGTCGGCGCTGCTGATCGCCTCCCTGCCGGCCGGTCCGCTTTCTCCTCCTGTCGCCCGCCGTCCTTCGCGCGCCTCCTTGCGCGCGGACATCGGGGAAGGGTTGCGCTTCCTGCTCGGGCATCCGTTGTTGCGGACGCTGGCCATGGCGATGGGCTTCGGAAATATCGCTTTTTGTACGGCCTTCGCGGTCTTCGTGCTCTACGCCCGTCAGCGGCTGGGTGTTTCAGAGGTCGGCTACGGCTTCCTGCTGACGACGTTCGCCGTAGGAGGCCTGGCCGGCGCGGGGGTCGCAACCCGGCTGACCGCGCGCTTCGGCAATACCGCCGTCCTCCGCGCCGGCCTCCTCGCCGAAGCCGTCACCCATGTGACCCTCGCCGCGACGACGCGACCGTGGCTGGCCGGCGCCGTCCTGATCCTCTTCGGCGTCCAGACCGTCGTCTGGGGTGTCATCACGTCAACGCTGCGCCAGCGCCTGGTCCCGAACGAGTTGCTCGGCCGCGTCGGAAGCGTCTACGCCCTCCTGGAGACCGGCGGCGCGGCGTTGGGCACCCTGCTGGGCGGCGCGATGGCCGCGACATGGGGCCTGACCACGCCGTTCTGGATAGCGGCAGCAGAGATGACCACCATCCTGGCCGTGACGTGGCGTCCCCTGGCCGCAGCCACCGTTACGCCCTGA
- a CDS encoding RNA helicase, giving the protein MTSPAERYAASQRRAARVAEFPALEDFMVDVGFDLDDFQRAACEVLERGNGVLVCAPTGAGKTVVGEFAVHLALRSGERKCFYTTPIKALSNQKYNDLVQRYGADKVGLLTGDNAINGDAPVVVMTTEVLRNMLYSGAAALRNLAYVVMDEVHYLADRFRGAVWEEVIIHLPSSVTLVSLSATVSNYEEFADWLVTVRGETEVVVSEHRPVPLWQHMLVGRRMFDLFHDADAAKKHDVHPELLRYTREMDRRLEMTDRGTSGFNGRGGRSRRWQPPPRAEVIDRLERSGLLPAILFIFSRAACDAAVQQCLAAGLRLTDPEERAAIRAIAQAKVASIPAEDLSVLGYWEWLDGLERGVAAHHAGMLPAFKEAVEECFVRGLVKAVFATETLALGINMPARCVVLERLVKFNGEAHVDLTPGEYTQLTGRAGRRGIDVEGHAVVLWSPDVDPRHVAGLASTRTYPLRSSFRPSYNMAVNLVGSVGAERSRALLESSFAQFQADRSVVGLARQVQRNEETMQTYSEDAACHHGDFEEYFGLRVAIADREKSLSRQGVQQRRSAAVASLEKLRIGEVIRVPQGRRAGLAVVLEPATSGFGEPRPLVLTQDRWAGRVSPGDFGGEVEVLARVRVPKNFNHRSPAARRDLAAQVSATGLDRHPDRRRRGRQAPGEDAEIALLKVRMRQHPCHACPEREDHARWAERRHRLQRDTQTLRDKVAGRTGSLARTFDQVCAVLTTRGYLSADGEVSDAGRMLGRIWSEADLLVAECLRQGVWDGLAPDELAAAVSMVLYESRREGEDRASVPKGAITAAVDACAKLWGEIAADEAEFGLSLTREPDPGFVWPMFRWARGEPLAKVLASGHQYDADMPAGDFVRWARQVLDLLGQIKEAESASPSVKATARKAITAVNRGVLAMQRGI; this is encoded by the coding sequence ATGACTAGTCCCGCCGAGCGGTATGCGGCTTCCCAGAGGCGGGCGGCGCGGGTCGCCGAGTTCCCGGCGCTCGAGGATTTCATGGTCGACGTCGGCTTCGACCTGGACGACTTCCAGCGTGCGGCCTGCGAGGTCCTGGAGCGGGGCAACGGTGTGCTGGTCTGCGCCCCGACCGGCGCCGGCAAGACCGTCGTCGGCGAGTTCGCGGTGCACCTCGCCCTGCGCTCGGGGGAGCGCAAGTGCTTCTACACGACACCGATCAAGGCGCTCTCCAACCAGAAGTACAACGACCTCGTCCAGCGTTACGGCGCCGACAAGGTCGGCCTGCTCACCGGCGACAACGCGATCAACGGCGACGCTCCCGTGGTGGTGATGACCACCGAGGTGCTGCGCAACATGCTCTACTCCGGCGCCGCCGCCCTGCGCAACCTGGCCTACGTGGTGATGGACGAGGTGCACTACCTCGCCGACCGGTTCCGCGGCGCGGTCTGGGAAGAGGTGATCATCCACCTGCCGTCGTCGGTCACCCTGGTCTCGCTCTCCGCGACGGTCAGCAACTACGAGGAGTTCGCCGACTGGCTGGTCACCGTCCGGGGCGAGACCGAGGTGGTGGTGAGCGAGCACCGGCCGGTGCCGCTCTGGCAGCACATGCTCGTCGGCCGCCGGATGTTCGACCTGTTCCACGACGCCGACGCGGCGAAGAAGCACGACGTCCACCCCGAGCTGCTGCGCTACACCCGCGAGATGGACCGCCGCCTGGAGATGACCGACCGCGGCACCTCCGGCTTCAACGGGCGCGGCGGGCGGTCCCGGCGCTGGCAGCCGCCACCCCGCGCCGAGGTGATCGACCGGCTGGAGCGGTCCGGGCTGCTGCCGGCGATCCTGTTCATCTTCAGCCGCGCGGCCTGCGACGCGGCGGTGCAGCAGTGCCTGGCGGCCGGGCTGCGGCTCACCGACCCCGAGGAGCGCGCCGCGATCCGCGCCATCGCCCAGGCGAAGGTGGCGAGCATCCCCGCCGAGGACCTGTCGGTCCTGGGCTACTGGGAGTGGCTCGACGGCCTGGAGCGCGGTGTGGCGGCCCACCACGCCGGCATGCTCCCCGCCTTCAAGGAGGCGGTCGAGGAGTGCTTCGTCCGTGGCCTGGTCAAGGCGGTCTTCGCGACCGAGACGCTGGCGCTCGGCATCAACATGCCGGCCCGCTGCGTCGTCCTGGAGCGGCTCGTCAAGTTCAACGGCGAGGCGCACGTCGACCTCACCCCCGGGGAGTACACACAGCTCACCGGCCGGGCCGGCCGCCGTGGCATCGACGTCGAGGGCCACGCCGTGGTGCTCTGGAGCCCCGACGTCGACCCCCGGCACGTGGCCGGGCTGGCCAGCACGCGGACCTACCCGCTGCGCTCGTCCTTCCGCCCGTCCTACAACATGGCCGTCAACCTGGTCGGCTCGGTCGGCGCCGAGCGGTCCCGCGCGCTGCTCGAGTCGTCGTTCGCGCAGTTCCAGGCCGACCGGTCGGTGGTCGGGCTGGCCCGGCAGGTGCAGCGCAACGAGGAGACCATGCAGACGTACTCGGAGGACGCCGCCTGCCACCACGGCGACTTCGAGGAATACTTCGGCCTGCGGGTCGCCATCGCGGACCGGGAGAAATCGCTCTCCCGGCAGGGCGTGCAGCAGCGCCGCTCGGCCGCCGTCGCCTCGCTGGAGAAACTGCGGATCGGCGAGGTGATCCGGGTGCCGCAGGGCCGGCGGGCCGGTCTCGCGGTGGTGCTGGAGCCGGCGACCAGCGGGTTCGGCGAGCCGCGGCCGCTGGTGCTCACGCAGGACCGGTGGGCGGGCCGGGTGAGCCCCGGTGACTTCGGGGGCGAGGTCGAGGTCCTGGCGCGGGTCCGCGTACCGAAGAATTTCAATCACCGCTCCCCGGCGGCGCGCCGCGACCTGGCCGCGCAGGTGAGCGCGACCGGTCTCGACCGGCATCCGGACCGGCGCCGGCGCGGCCGTCAGGCGCCCGGCGAGGACGCCGAGATCGCCCTGCTCAAGGTGCGGATGCGCCAGCACCCGTGCCACGCCTGCCCGGAGCGGGAGGACCACGCCCGCTGGGCCGAGCGGCGGCACCGGCTGCAGCGCGACACCCAGACGCTGCGCGACAAGGTGGCCGGGCGCACCGGTTCGCTGGCGCGCACGTTCGACCAGGTCTGCGCGGTGCTGACGACCCGCGGCTACCTCAGCGCCGACGGCGAGGTCTCCGACGCCGGCCGGATGCTGGGGCGGATCTGGTCCGAGGCCGATCTGCTGGTCGCCGAGTGCCTGCGCCAGGGCGTCTGGGACGGCCTGGCGCCGGATGAGCTGGCCGCCGCGGTGTCGATGGTGCTCTACGAGTCCCGCCGCGAGGGCGAGGACCGCGCGTCGGTGCCGAAGGGCGCGATCACCGCGGCCGTGGACGCCTGCGCCAAGCTGTGGGGCGAGATCGCCGCCGACGAGGCGGAGTTCGGCCTGTCGCTGACCCGCGAGCCCGACCCCGGCTTCGTCTGGCCGATGTTCCGCTGGGCCCGCGGCGAGCCGCTCGCCAAGGTGCTGGCGAGCGGCCATCAGTACGACGCGGACATGCCCGCCGGCGACTTCGTGCGCTGGGCGCGGCAGGTGCTCGACCTGCTCGGCCAGATCAAGGAGGCCGAGTCGGCGTCGCCCAGCGTCAAGGCGACCGCGCGCAAGGCGATCACGGCCGTGAACAGGGGAGTTCTGGCCATGCAGCGAGGGATTTGA
- a CDS encoding long-chain fatty acid--CoA ligase, translated as MTHECVAPAAEEALVARLRADGPRSFGAMFLERSTRTPDAPAYRTPGPGGGWISRTWAETAQAVTEIAAGLLALGLRPQDRVAICSATRVEWIEADFGVMCAGGATTTVYPSSSPEEVRHILTDSGSRFVFVENAAQLSKILAAGTVERAILIDGPAPSGDSRTAAGDSRTAAGDSPAGTDSDSRTLDLGALKALGREKLATNPDLVQQETAKIGPDDLATLIYTSGTTGLPKGVRVGHDAWIYQGLAIQAMGIVHPGDLGYLWLPLSHAFGKALLSCQLSVGFEFAVDGDVSAIVQRLAEVRPTIMPAVPRIFEKVYAGVAATMEREGGLKARLYRWAIGVALRRGALRPIADRLVLSKVRDRFGGRMRFFISGASSLSPEIAAWFDAIRLPIAEGYGLTESCATTIFNRPADPEYGTVGVPLPGTRVRIADDGEILLKGPGLMQGYHGMPEATAETLIDGWLHTGDIGEITERGSLRITDRKKDLIKTSNGKYVAPQAIEARFKGLCPLAGQVVVHGENRKFITALIDLDPDEARKWAPAHGLEKASHAEIARSDQMREEIARCVEELNKGLNSWETIKKFAILEENLDVEGGDLTPSLKLRRRVVEKRYQSQLDGLYA; from the coding sequence ATGACCCACGAGTGCGTCGCGCCCGCCGCCGAGGAGGCGCTCGTCGCCCGTCTGCGGGCCGACGGTCCCCGGTCGTTCGGGGCGATGTTCCTGGAGCGCTCCACGCGTACCCCCGATGCTCCCGCCTATCGCACCCCCGGCCCCGGCGGCGGCTGGATCTCGCGCACCTGGGCGGAGACCGCGCAGGCGGTCACCGAGATCGCGGCGGGACTCCTGGCGCTCGGACTGCGGCCGCAGGACCGGGTGGCGATCTGCTCGGCCACCCGGGTGGAGTGGATCGAGGCGGACTTCGGGGTGATGTGCGCGGGCGGCGCGACGACGACGGTCTACCCGAGCTCGTCGCCGGAAGAGGTACGGCACATCCTCACCGACTCGGGCAGCCGCTTCGTGTTCGTGGAGAACGCCGCCCAGCTCTCCAAGATCCTGGCGGCCGGAACCGTCGAGCGCGCGATCCTGATCGACGGCCCCGCCCCGTCCGGCGACTCCCGTACCGCGGCCGGCGACTCCCGCACCGCGGCCGGCGACTCGCCCGCCGGCACGGACAGCGACTCCCGCACCCTGGATCTTGGAGCGCTGAAGGCGCTCGGCCGGGAGAAGTTAGCGACGAATCCGGATCTGGTCCAGCAGGAGACCGCCAAGATCGGCCCCGACGACCTCGCCACCCTGATCTACACCTCGGGAACGACCGGCCTGCCCAAGGGCGTCCGCGTAGGACACGACGCCTGGATCTACCAAGGTCTCGCCATCCAGGCCATGGGCATCGTCCACCCCGGCGACCTGGGTTATCTCTGGCTGCCGCTCTCCCACGCGTTCGGCAAGGCACTGCTCTCCTGCCAGCTGTCGGTCGGCTTCGAGTTCGCCGTCGACGGCGACGTCAGCGCCATCGTGCAGCGGCTCGCCGAGGTCCGCCCGACGATCATGCCGGCCGTCCCGCGGATCTTCGAGAAGGTGTACGCCGGCGTCGCCGCGACGATGGAACGCGAGGGCGGCCTCAAGGCGCGTCTCTACCGCTGGGCGATCGGTGTGGCGCTGCGCCGCGGCGCCCTGCGGCCGATCGCCGACCGGCTGGTGCTGTCGAAGGTGCGGGACCGGTTCGGCGGCCGGATGCGGTTCTTCATCTCCGGCGCGTCGTCCCTCTCCCCCGAGATCGCCGCCTGGTTCGACGCGATCCGGCTGCCGATCGCCGAGGGCTACGGCCTCACCGAGTCGTGCGCCACCACGATCTTCAACCGGCCTGCGGACCCGGAGTACGGGACGGTGGGCGTACCGCTGCCCGGCACCCGGGTCCGGATCGCCGACGACGGCGAGATCCTGCTCAAGGGGCCGGGCCTGATGCAGGGCTACCACGGCATGCCGGAGGCGACGGCGGAGACCCTGATCGACGGCTGGCTGCACACCGGTGACATCGGCGAGATCACCGAGCGCGGATCGCTGCGGATCACCGACCGCAAGAAGGACCTGATCAAGACGTCGAACGGCAAGTACGTGGCGCCGCAGGCGATCGAGGCCCGGTTCAAGGGGTTGTGCCCGCTGGCCGGCCAGGTCGTGGTGCACGGCGAGAACCGCAAGTTCATCACCGCCCTGATCGACCTGGATCCGGACGAGGCCCGCAAGTGGGCGCCGGCTCATGGCCTGGAGAAAGCGTCGCACGCCGAGATCGCGCGGTCGGATCAGATGCGCGAGGAGATCGCCCGCTGCGTCGAGGAACTCAACAAGGGCCTCAACTCCTGGGAGACGATCAAGAAGTTCGCCATCCTGGAGGAGAACCTCGACGTCGAGGGCGGTGATCTCACCCCGTCGCTCAAACTGCGCCGCCGCGTCGTGGAGAAGCGCTATCAGTCGCAATTGGACGGTCTGTACGCATAA
- a CDS encoding STAS domain-containing protein: MTPGTRIAGSRDGDRLLITLQGSLDAMSATALQTQLYDLTQVHDLLGLGMPVRHIHIDLAGVDFCDAAGLRMLVAARRVAEARQATCHLHDCQPHLRWLLRATRAADLFHLH, encoded by the coding sequence GTGACGCCCGGCACGCGGATCGCCGGCTCGCGGGACGGCGACCGGCTGCTGATCACGTTGCAGGGCAGCCTGGACGCGATGTCGGCGACCGCCCTGCAGACCCAGCTCTACGACCTCACGCAGGTGCACGACCTGCTCGGACTGGGGATGCCGGTGCGGCACATCCACATCGACCTGGCAGGGGTGGACTTCTGCGACGCTGCCGGGCTGCGGATGCTGGTGGCGGCCCGCCGGGTGGCGGAGGCCCGGCAGGCGACGTGCCATCTGCACGACTGCCAGCCGCACCTGCGGTGGTTGCTGCGTGCGACGCGGGCCGCCGATCTCTTCCACCTGCACTGA
- a CDS encoding inositol monophosphatase family protein: protein MTDDLNIALTAALAGSAEGLRHFAGVAALPRELKADGSVVTAADRAVETVIREVLSSLVPGDAVLGEEHGATGSDTGRRWIIDPIDGTALFVEGDDRWLVLVALEDQGAITAAVAVVPAQARLWWAGLGAGAYEGSIVAGDITEQRRIHVAPSSVSSPSPGTSLLGASTLGVVPDWGRAPAEPLIALADERPWPVHPPLLVARGDLDLAAQTSGQIWDFAATSLIVTEAGGSYARFDGSPRPGPGASVYARSPELRDAALEALRPAA, encoded by the coding sequence GTGACAGACGATCTCAACATCGCCCTGACCGCCGCCCTGGCCGGATCCGCCGAAGGCCTCCGCCACTTCGCCGGGGTGGCCGCCCTGCCCCGCGAGCTCAAAGCCGACGGCAGCGTGGTCACCGCCGCCGACCGGGCCGTCGAGACGGTCATCCGCGAGGTGCTGTCCTCCCTCGTCCCCGGCGACGCCGTCCTCGGCGAGGAACACGGCGCCACCGGCTCGGACACCGGCCGCCGCTGGATCATCGACCCGATCGACGGCACGGCGTTGTTCGTCGAGGGCGACGACCGCTGGCTCGTGCTCGTCGCCCTCGAGGACCAGGGCGCGATCACCGCGGCGGTCGCGGTGGTGCCCGCGCAGGCACGCTTGTGGTGGGCCGGTCTCGGAGCAGGGGCGTACGAGGGAAGCATCGTGGCGGGCGACATCACCGAACAGCGACGGATCCACGTGGCGCCGTCCTCGGTGTCCTCGCCGTCACCCGGCACCTCATTGCTGGGCGCCAGCACCCTCGGCGTCGTGCCGGACTGGGGCCGAGCACCGGCCGAACCCCTGATCGCCCTCGCCGACGAGCGCCCCTGGCCGGTGCACCCACCCCTGCTGGTGGCCCGCGGCGACCTCGACCTGGCAGCCCAGACGAGCGGCCAGATCTGGGACTTCGCCGCGACGTCCCTGATCGTGACCGAGGCGGGCGGCAGTTACGCCCGTTTCGACGGCAGCCCCCGCCCGGGTCCCGGTGCCTCGGTCTACGCCCGAAGTCCCGAACTGCGTGACGCCGCCCTGGAGGCACTCCGCCCCGCCGCCTGA
- a CDS encoding ATP-binding protein, protein MGAGSPHLIGWSGDALPDSVLAVIDADSAVIEFSVWGQWDRALSTQARLVLDKCLAEHPTGMIVDLHELSDPHAVSAPLWLTACAQGAAMQPPVAVAVCAKASTPLARRLRRLGARDWLVLYATVAQARAALAGRRPLADRMHLALPPDPAAAMLARALVNDACRQWDVQHLCQRARLIISELVVNAAEHAAGDIEVIVSMRGEGAGAALHLAVYDGDVILPQVRDPIPGPLGPSLTDRGLGLRIVSAAASAWGALPARSGKLVWAIVRGRPEEPS, encoded by the coding sequence ATGGGGGCGGGCTCTCCGCATCTGATCGGTTGGTCGGGCGACGCCCTGCCCGACTCGGTCCTGGCCGTGATCGACGCCGACAGTGCGGTCATCGAGTTCTCGGTGTGGGGCCAGTGGGACCGGGCACTGTCCACGCAGGCCCGCCTGGTGCTGGACAAGTGCCTCGCCGAGCACCCCACCGGGATGATCGTGGATCTGCACGAGCTGAGCGACCCGCACGCCGTGAGCGCCCCGCTCTGGCTGACGGCCTGCGCGCAGGGCGCCGCGATGCAGCCGCCGGTCGCCGTGGCGGTCTGCGCGAAGGCGAGCACGCCACTGGCCCGCCGGCTGCGGCGGCTGGGCGCGCGGGACTGGCTGGTGCTCTACGCGACGGTGGCCCAGGCCCGGGCCGCGCTGGCCGGCCGCCGTCCTCTCGCCGACCGGATGCACCTGGCGCTGCCCCCGGACCCGGCCGCCGCGATGCTGGCCCGGGCGCTGGTCAACGACGCCTGCCGGCAGTGGGACGTCCAGCACCTCTGCCAGCGGGCCCGGTTGATCATCTCGGAGCTGGTGGTGAACGCGGCCGAGCACGCCGCCGGTGACATCGAGGTGATCGTGTCGATGCGCGGTGAGGGCGCCGGGGCGGCCCTGCACCTGGCCGTCTACGACGGCGACGTGATCCTGCCCCAGGTGCGCGATCCGATCCCCGGGCCGCTCGGGCCGTCGCTGACCGACCGCGGACTCGGCCTGCGGATCGTCAGCGCCGCCGCGTCGGCGTGGGGCGCGCTGCCGGCCCGCAGCGGCAAACTGGTCTGGGCGATCGTCCGGGGCCGGCCCGAGGAGCCGTCGTGA
- a CDS encoding TetR/AcrR family transcriptional regulator, with protein MRITSGVVFTTPPTLPRGRHVLSRDEVTATQRERMLIAATELLAGEGYRGFGVREICSSAAVSRAAFYECFADKDACIYAAYDRFIAVFLEHLAESGTTGADWPGCVRGFVASYLGTLQRDLVAARAFQVEMDALGRAARERRRAALTALAGFVRRLRSERFPGTADRVPFSAYLGAIHALRQSACDALDASPEPDLPSLVDELSTWLCRMVEA; from the coding sequence ATGCGTATCACCAGCGGCGTCGTCTTCACCACGCCGCCGACGCTGCCCCGCGGCCGGCATGTGCTCAGCCGCGACGAGGTGACCGCCACGCAGCGCGAGCGGATGCTGATCGCCGCGACCGAACTGCTGGCCGGCGAGGGCTACCGCGGGTTCGGCGTGCGGGAGATCTGCTCTTCGGCGGCGGTGTCGCGGGCCGCCTTCTACGAGTGCTTCGCCGACAAGGACGCCTGCATCTACGCGGCCTACGACCGTTTCATCGCGGTATTCCTGGAGCATCTCGCCGAGAGCGGCACGACCGGCGCCGACTGGCCGGGCTGTGTCCGCGGCTTCGTCGCCTCCTACCTCGGCACACTCCAGCGCGATCTCGTCGCGGCCCGCGCCTTCCAGGTGGAGATGGACGCTCTCGGCCGCGCCGCCCGCGAGCGCCGCCGCGCCGCGCTCACCGCGTTGGCAGGCTTCGTGCGACGGTTGCGGTCAGAGCGCTTTCCCGGTACGGCGGACCGTGTGCCTTTCAGCGCCTACCTCGGCGCCATCCACGCGTTGCGTCAGAGCGCCTGCGACGCGCTGGACGCTTCACCCGAACCCGACTTGCCGTCGCTGGTCGACGAGCTGTCCACGTGGCTGTGCCGCATGGTCGAGGCGTAA
- a CDS encoding VOC family protein yields the protein MHRSRLFGIFIDTPLADAGAAATFWSEALGSTAKPVPGEEEFTALIGAFPGLAVDVQAVDDSPRYHVDIETDDVAAEAARLIGLGATVVVDNGGHQTLRAPGGHLFCVVPIQSQGDLFEREARTWQ from the coding sequence ATGCATCGCAGCCGCCTCTTCGGCATCTTCATCGACACCCCGCTCGCCGACGCCGGCGCCGCCGCCACGTTCTGGTCGGAGGCGCTCGGCTCGACCGCCAAACCCGTGCCGGGCGAGGAGGAGTTCACCGCCCTGATCGGCGCGTTCCCCGGGCTCGCCGTGGACGTGCAGGCCGTCGACGACTCTCCCCGCTACCACGTGGACATCGAGACCGACGACGTCGCGGCCGAGGCGGCCCGGCTGATCGGGCTCGGCGCGACGGTGGTCGTCGACAACGGCGGCCACCAGACGTTGCGGGCGCCGGGCGGCCACCTGTTCTGCGTGGTGCCGATCCAGTCGCAGGGTGACCTGTTCGAGCGTGAGGCGCGCACCTGGCAGTAG